One segment of Laribacter hongkongensis DSM 14985 DNA contains the following:
- a CDS encoding chemotaxis protein CheW codes for MSDLLKSIDARTKLAGANKLEILLFSLGTDQRTGRKETFGINVFKVREVMRTPEITSAPEMSSAVEGMVSLRGQLVPVIDLAKYTGIITDKKPEIMIVTEYNGHTQGFLVEAVDT; via the coding sequence GTGTCTGACCTTTTGAAAAGCATTGATGCACGAACCAAGCTCGCAGGAGCCAACAAGCTGGAAATCCTGCTCTTCTCGCTCGGCACCGATCAGCGCACCGGTCGCAAGGAAACATTCGGCATCAACGTCTTCAAGGTCCGCGAAGTCATGCGGACCCCCGAAATCACTTCCGCTCCCGAAATGAGCTCCGCCGTCGAAGGCATGGTCAGCCTGCGCGGGCAGCTCGTCCCGGTCATCGACCTCGCCAAGTACACCGGCATCATCACCGACAAAAAACCCGAAATCATGATCGTGACCGAATACAACGGTCACACACAGGGCTTTCTCGTCGAGGCCGTCGACACCAT